Genomic DNA from Garra rufa chromosome 18, GarRuf1.0, whole genome shotgun sequence:
cctttgttgccttggctgtgttttgggtcattgtcatgctggaatacccatccatgacccattttcaatggccTGGCTGAAGGAAGGATGTTCTCACCCAAGATTGGACGGTACATGGgtccatgtaccatcaaatcttgggtgaaaaTATCCTTCTATCATCACTTTGATTCCGTGCAGTTGTCCTGTTCCCTTATCAGAAAAACACCTCAAAAGCATAATGCTTCCACCTCCATATTTGACGTTGGGGATGGTGTTTTTGGAGTCATAGGCAgtattcctcctcctcctccaaacacggcgagttgagttgatgccaaagagctggattttggtATCAttacaacactttcacccagttctcctctgaatcattcagatgttcattggcaaacttcagacatgtgctttcttgagcaaggGGGCCCTGCGGGTgctgtagtgtgttaccaattgttttcttggtgtctatggtcccagctgccttgagatcattgacaagatcctcccgtgtagttctgggctgattcctcaccgttctcatgatcattaaaactccacgaggtgagatcttgcatggagccccagaccgagggagactgacagttattttgtgtttcttccatttgtgaataatcgcaccaactgttgtcaccttctcacaagcggcttggcgatggtcttgtagtccattccagccttgtgtaggtctacaatcttgtccctgacttccttggacagctctttggtcttggccatggtggagagtttggaatctgattgattgattaattctgtggacaggtgtgttttatacaggtaacaagctgagattacgagcgctccctttaagagagtgctcctaatctcagctctgtacctgtataaaagacctAGAAGCCAGACATCTttctgattgataggggatcaaatacttatttcactcatgaaaatgcaaatcaatttacaacttttttaaaatgttttttggattgatttgttgttattctgtctctcactgttcaaataaacctcccattaaaattacagactgatcatttctttgtctgtgggcaaacgtacaaatcagcaggggatcaaatcatgTTTCCCTCACTGTAGGATGCACCAGGGTTTATGGAATATGTGGTTTCACGTACTGCTGGCTGGGTCTTGGGAAGATAGTTGGGATGTTTGTAATGTATTGCTGTGTGAATTTACGATTTTCTTATTTTCTAGACTATGCATATGAGTTTAACTTAAGTGAGACAGATGTTCCCACCACCCCGTACCTCCCGGAGGGCTTCACATACATGCCTGATCAGGTCTGCCCAGAGAAACTGCCCTCTATGAGTAAGTGCAGAAATATAAAGTTTCTTTTAATACTTTTTGGGAAAGCACTATATGGTCAATTCAGTGAGTGAGTGAGTTGTGgaagctcataagagtcatttcaTTAGTGACTAAGACTCCTCCAGTTGCACTTTGCATTAGTTGATGAAAAATGCAGGCGTTGAAAAACAGTTAACAGAAACAGTAAATCATCCATCCTATCTCACCCTGAAGGGGGTTGTTTCACAATAATTAACtgacattaaatacaaaatggctaccaaataaaaaataaatgcacattTTAAAACTGGTTTTGGAATAGAGCTTGTACAGCTTTGTTTCTGGTGTCATTAGCTGTAATTGCAATAAATGTTCTCACAAAGCTCACACAAATACTGTAATGATTAACAGCAGTTGTTATAATAATATGCATATCCTCTCTTCATGTCTATCAGAGGGCAAACTTAAAGTCAACATGAGTGAGATCTCTCTAAAGAAGGTTGAGAAACTTCTTAAGCAGGCAGATCCAAGTCTGTCGTTTGGGGGCCACTGGAAACCCCACGACTGTCTCCCACGCTGGAAGGTTAGTCATTTACACTTCCTGCTGCTTTTGACACAAAACCACTGTCTCTTACCTGcttctctttgtgtgtgtgtgtgtgtgtgtgtgtgtgtgtgtgtgtgtgtgtgtgtgtgtgtgtgtgtgtgtttatgtgtgtttgtggtcTGAGGTGCAGAGAAGGCTCTGTTGCAAAATGGGTTGAGGCTTAACTGTGCACATACTagactattattttttttaagtctatTATTTGCTTCTCTTTGTGTGGTTATATACACTGGGACGCAGTGAATTTAAAAGACAATTTAATTTAAAGAACATATGGGACAGTAGAATAATGATGAATCATTAAATCAGATGTGGGAAACAATTAACTGAAATTGATAAAATTACTATTTCATGGAAATGAATTAACTCGTaggtattagtattttattttattttatgttgtgaCTTTTAAATCAGATGCAACACTGggacaacatttaaaaaaaacatctaattaAATGTGTGCTAAAATCATATTTACATTATTGCTTTTTTTCATGCTTTCATGAGATATGGCTGGGCTGTATATTGGCACTGCTATGAATCGGCCGTAAGTGATCACAGTTTACTGATATAGAGCTATATCTCACGTCTATAAGTGTGAAATTGCggttatacaacagttcgacagcacgagtttgtaaatacataaacaaaagaaCAGCATAGTGTCTTTAagagccctcttttgtgcagaactactttctTCCGACACGAATTCATTTCTATGGTTGACAATTTAACAGCTCAGCCCAAGCAtccgttactaattcgaaaatgCCACTTTAGAACTAGTATTGAAGGAACGCTGAGTTGCATCATTAAAAACATATTGAATTACTATTTTAAAAGCTCACTGGTTTATGTATAGTACAGTATTATTGGACTGAACAATcgtgatacagcattcattcttcatattcaccctgaaacattagtttgaatatctgctgaggaaagcgttatctttgtcctAACATTAATATCCTTAATATCATCTGTTAAGGATGATctctgatgacagcgctgctcagtgcatttgttagctgatttaagctgttgttaaaaactaaaaataacttcagtTTATAAcgtgtttatttttcagtataaaagttTTTTGCTGACTTATAAAACAgccttgtcgccatctaaaggtagaacaatgtaactaaaatcatcaCCACAAACACATGCACCATTTCTCGaaactaaacacttttaaataccactattatttatataaaatattatttatcgaATAAtaatatttggtaacactttattttacagtctctTAATTAGTTACTtaatagcatgcatattactagaatattagccatttattagtactaattaagcacatatgaatgccttattctacatgaccgtTTTCTACATCCCTattcctacccaatacctaaacctaacaactaccttactaactattaaaaagcagcaaattaggaattaatTCAagaaaaagtcatagttaatagtgaataagtgtttccTACTCTAAAGTGTTACTTAATATGGTATAAACAACAATAACAGTCATCTTAAAAGTTACTACGCAATTCAGTCAAACATACAAAGGCAGCGCtatgatatacagcattgaatttacataaacatgatgagattttgctctggaacaaataatagtttaatgagaccaaagactgcccgttagatttacccaaaactaaTTGTATCTCATGATGATCTGGAGCTTACATGtccagaaaaaaaatgcaagttttcaaatagacgttatctttattaacaaactgcatatttgaaatataaacaagtacattctcgcctgaaaaccctctaaaactacattccgtgacacataaacagtaatatttatcaAATGATATTGGATTTGGGTTACGGTTGGTGATacgattacaaactgtgaaacggctgttggagttctgatatcactttaatattgcattcttatcagccaatcagattcgaggaccagttAAAACAGTTGTATGTCTGTAGCAACGTGGTAAAATGCTAAACTTTGGGAATCTTTGACATTGAAAAGTGACCTTTCCTAACATTTGCGGTCATTTTCCTATTCCATGTGTTTTAGGTGGCCATCTTGGTTCCTTTCCGTAATCGCCATGAACACCTTCCCATACTTTTCCGTCATCTGATTCCAGTGCTTCAGAGGCAGAGACTGCAGTTTGGCTTGTACGTCATTGAACAGGTGAGGAAAAGGAAAGTTGTCATACTGTATAACCTTGTGTGGCTCAAGTATTCAAGTTCTTTTTACTGCAACTGTACAAATTTGCTACACATTACCATTTTCATGAGCAACACTAAAGTAGTCCTGTTTCATTGTTAGGAAATGATCTTAAATGTGTGTCCACAGGCAGGAAATGAACCGTTCAATCGTGCCATGCTGTTTAATGTCGGTTTCAAAGAGGCCATGAAGGACTTGAACTGGGATTGTGTGATATTTCACGACGTTGACCACATTTTGGAAAATGACCGCAACTACTATGGATGTGGTGAAATGCCAAGACACTTTGCGGTCAAACTCAACAAGTACTCTTACATGTAAGTTCACAATAATGTTCAGTCTGTGTTTGAATTATAGATGATGTTTGGTTGTGAATAAAGATTCATATCTCTTTGAATATGTAGGCTTCCGTATGAGGAGTTCTTTGGTGGTGTGAGTGGGCTCACCGTGGAGCAGTTCAGAAAGATAAATGGCTTTCCCAATGCATTTTGGGGCTGGGGAGGGGAAGATGATGACCTTTGGAACAGGTACGAAACTCTTTAGAGCTGTTAACAGGATATTGCAACACAATGATCTCATGTTTTTTCGAAAGAGGCACTCCTACAAAAGTGGTCTAGCAGCCGGTTTACTGTAAAAGATGATAGTAATGCTTCCTGGACTGGACTAGACTATCTGGATCTCACTAAATGAATAATACGTACTATAAAAGGAATGACTTAAAGGTGTGCTcagtaataatatatatatatatatattagtataacCCAACATCATAAATATAGTTGATTCAGACCATGGAAGAATTGTCAATAAAATCAGCTAAATGTTTATCTTTCTGTACAAAAAGATAAGGTTCAGTTCCACCAATGAACTGTTAAGTTCTTCCAGCCAAAAGCTGTTgtattgctataaacttgaacAAGTTATTGAGATAGTATGTATACATATGTCATAGTATGCCAGAATGGCACATATAGGAGTTCACTCTGTCAAAAAAGTGCACAAAACCACAAGCTAAGTAAACTTAGAATATAaaatcatactttaagtatatcTTGATCAAAAGTTTAGGTACAAGTAGACCAAGTATACAGTCATTATACAGCCAAGTATACCTAAGTAAATGTCATGTAAAAAGTAGACTAAGAGCATATTCTCTTATTTATTCGTTTTAAGAAGTGTACTGACAACCCTGTAGAATAAACCTCTTTTTTGTAACAGTTGCCAAACACCACAGTACTCCACATCTACAACTACAGTTTTGGGTTCGTCACCTTTTATGCAACAAATTcgtacaaagaaaaaaataatcttgGGTGACTTTAAATAGCAAAGATATCTGTAACCAAAAACGTCTGCTTTTGCATGATGATTCATTTACGTAGTATAGTTTGTATTGTAGAAAGTTAATTTTGTAAATACTGTAAACTTTTAGCAGTGACTTGGAACATAGTTGACacttatgtgtgttttttttttccagggttCAGTATGCTGGCTACAAAGTGAGTCGACCTCATGGAGATATTGGTCGTTACATGTCTATACCACACCACCACCGAGGGGAAGTCCAGTTTCTGGGCAGGTACAGTAACATGAGAATAGCATTTTCTAATTAtttcttttgtaatttttttaaatgacatccTGAGCTCATGCAGTTGTCCTCCAAGTGCACACTTTGGTGATGTTGTATAAACTGGGTACTAGAATGCAATGGTTCTTACATAAACAGCTATTATGTAAATTGTTGCATTGAATTGAATTTCATGGAAAGGCCCAATCTTGCATAAGATTACGCCTTATTCATGAAACACAAGCAGAACAGATTTCTCTGTTTATCATTCCTAAATCCATTCTTGTGTAAATTATTGAACTAAATGAAACTGTTAACATAAAATAAGAATTTCAGAGTAAATTCAAATTAAAACTATTGTTACATAAATAGTTTATGAATCATAAATGAGTCCCTTTGCTTTCATTGTACCGTAAAAGCATGTTATCATTACACGCAACCTTAGAGGTTTCATAATGCGTATTTGTGAGCATGTTTGTGTGCATTTGTCATTTCAGAGAGGCCtcttatttattcattcttttatgcacatgtttgttttttaattagttttagttCATAGTTTTTTCTGTAATTGTGATTATTCAGATCAATCAGGGAATTCAGATCAAGTAAGATAACTGTGATGTAAAAACAAGCACTGAAATGTGTTTCTTATCGCATACAATGTGAGGCTGTTCTTGGGAAGAGAGTCTGTTGactaaattaaaagtaaaactaTTCTTACATACAGTATGTCACTAAAGTGAGTACACCTCTCCCATAtctgcaaccattttagtatatcttctcaagggacaatactatagaaatgaaacttggatatattttagagtagttaatgtgcagcttgtatagcagtatagatgtaTTGTCCCCTGaatattactcaacatacagccattatttttaaaatagctggcaacaaaagtgagtacaccctaagtgaacttgtccaaagtgtcaatatattgtgttagcaccattgttgtctggcactgccttaatcatcatggaattgaccagagctgcacaggttgttgctggaatcctcttccactcctcatacttggccaccccatcatcttcagcttcagcttcctcagcaaggcagttgtcatcttggtggtgtgtttggggtcgttatcatgttggaaaactgccgttcggcctagtttctggagggaaggcatcatgttctatTTCAgattgtacagtacataatggactccatgtttccctcaatgaactgcagctccccagaaccagcagcactcatgcagccccagaccatgatgctaccaccagcatgcttgactgtagacaagacacaattttcttggtactcctcaccagggcatcgccacacatgctggacaccatctgagccagacgagtttatcttatagtctcatcagaccacaggacgtggtttcagtaattcatgctcttggttgtcttcagcaaactgtttgcagactttcttgtgagccagcttcagataagGCTTTCTTCTGGGACGATGCCTacgcaaaccgacttgttgcagtgtgcggcgtatggtctgagcactgacaagctgaccttctacttctgcaacctttaaagcaatgctggcagcactcacgCATTTGTTTTTTAAAGCCAGGTTCTACACCTGACAtacagaacaagtgctcaacttcattaatcgacccttgcaaggcctgttccaaatggaacccatcttgtgAAACCTCTGTATggccctgaccactgtagtgtaactctgaccactgtagagtaactctgaccactgtagagtaactctgaccactgtagtgtaactctgaccactgtagagtaactctgaccactgtagtgtaactcggtttcagggtgttactgaacctctaatagtcttGACCATCTTTGTTGAGAGCaactgtcacgtattggtcgtcttgtcatcattaactcttgcactacacatcatggacttcattccccacaagccactgcactaatcactgcattcacctgctccttgtttctcactgcactgattaccgctcacagctgcacctcatcacactgactgcatttaagcttctcacacacacagccaccttgcgaagtcttattgtttcatatggtctttatttccgagcgtttctttccgtgtttgttttcccgtgtatttgat
This window encodes:
- the b4galt5 gene encoding beta-1,4-galactosyltransferase 5 translates to MPTHIRFRRRSFLGLLFLFSLSTSALYFIYSAPGIVNEYLFMVQAHGIQIRENVKHMGAQVLEQMVRGAYNINGTDYAYEFNLSETDVPTTPYLPEGFTYMPDQVCPEKLPSMKGKLKVNMSEISLKKVEKLLKQADPSLSFGGHWKPHDCLPRWKVAILVPFRNRHEHLPILFRHLIPVLQRQRLQFGLYVIEQAGNEPFNRAMLFNVGFKEAMKDLNWDCVIFHDVDHILENDRNYYGCGEMPRHFAVKLNKYSYMLPYEEFFGGVSGLTVEQFRKINGFPNAFWGWGGEDDDLWNRVQYAGYKVSRPHGDIGRYMSIPHHHRGEVQFLGRYKLLRRSKERQSLDGLNNLNYSPLVSRRSLYTNVSVTLSRDLAPVADY